In one Hemitrygon akajei unplaced genomic scaffold, sHemAka1.3 Scf000071, whole genome shotgun sequence genomic region, the following are encoded:
- the LOC140722192 gene encoding oxidized low-density lipoprotein receptor 1-like produces MHSDLRHQFTEMETKYRSVNKAKDRICELLTSRREQTCSEDWITNKDQCYYVSTFEISFYRAVQECSNRDSRLLEINSTDEARFVSHILVYRNRAYWIGKCEVGNVDLGLLYEVSAGTTDCSHCDSYRGSYSCNHDRRFICKKSATLFPDIPENIQDLCQPPMDST; encoded by the exons atgcacagcgatctccgtcaccagttcactgagatggaaacgaagtacagatctgtcaacaaAGCCAAGGATCGAATATGTGAAttattgaccagcagaagag AGCAAACGTGTTCCGAGGACTGGATCACAAATAAAGACCAGTGTTATTACGTATCCACGTTTGAAATATCTTTCTACAGAGCGGTACAAGAATGTTCAAACCGTGATTCAAGGCTGCTCGAAATCAATTCAACTGATGAAGCG AGATTTGTATCCCACATACTTGTGTACCGAAACCGggcatactggattggaaaatgcgaagtCGG gaatgtggactTGGGGCTCCTGTACGAGGTGTCCGCGGGGACGACCGACTGCAGCCACTGCGACTCGTACCGGGGCAGTTACTCTTGTAATCATGATCGTCGTTTCATCTGCAAGAAGTCAGCAACTTTGttcccggatattcctgaaaatATCCAAGATCTCTGTCAACCGCCAATGGATTCGACATGA